A genomic segment from Pseudorca crassidens isolate mPseCra1 chromosome 4, mPseCra1.hap1, whole genome shotgun sequence encodes:
- the CXCL9 gene encoding C-X-C motif chemokine 9 — MKKSGVPLLLGIIFLTLIGVQGTPTMRNGRCSCINTSPGTIHSKSLKDLKQFAPSPSCEKTEIIATMKNGAQTCLNPNSTDVKELIKEWEKQVNQKKKQKKGRKYKKTKKVPKVKKSLHPPQKKTA, encoded by the exons ATGAAGAAAAGTGGCGTTCCTCTCCTTTTGGGTATCATCTTCCTGACTCTGATTGGAGTTCAAG GAACTCCAACAATGAGGAATGGACGCTGTTCCTGCATCAACACCAGCCCAGGGACGATCCATTCAAAATCCTTAAAGGACCTTAAACAATTTGCCCCAAGCCCTTCTtgtgagaaaactgaaatcat TGCTACAATGAAGAATGGGGCTCAAACCTGTCTAAACCCAAATTCAACAGATGTGAAAGAATTGATTAAAGAGTGGGAGAAACAG gtcaaccaaaaaaaaaagcaaaaaaaagggagaaaatacaaaaaaaccaagaaagttccaaaagttaaaaaatctCTACATCCTCCTCAAAAGAAGACTGCATGA